A genomic region of Synechococcus sp. NOUM97013 contains the following coding sequences:
- a CDS encoding ferredoxin:protochlorophyllide reductase (ATP-dependent) subunit B, with product MQLTLWTYEGPPHVGAMRIAASMRGVHYVLHAPQGDTYADLLFTMIERRGERPPVTYTTFQARDLGGDTAELVKRTVREAAERFQPEALLVGESCTAELIQDQPGALAQGMNLTMPVVPLELPAYSKKENWGASETLYQLIRNLLKPQVPDQPQHDTQAWKAEGRRPRVNLLGPSLLGFRCRDDVLEVQRLLTVHGVDVGVVAPLGASVNDIQRLPQADLNVCLYPEIAESSCSWMERNFGIPFTRTVPIGVGATHSFLVEVHTLLGLEPPAADEGYQRSRLPWYSESVDSTYLTGKRVFIFGDGTHAIAAARICQEELGFEVVGLGTYSREMARAVRAAAKQLGLEALITDDYLEVEAAMAETAPELVLGTQMERHSAKRLGLPCAVISTPMHVQDVPARTSPQMGWEGANVIFDAWVHPLMMGLEEHLIGMFRHDFEFVDGHQSHLGHSGGSGADTESPTTSNTDQAKTATGLAWTADGEAELRKIPFFVRGKVRRNTETYAREKGHLEISSETLYDAKAHFKA from the coding sequence ATGCAACTCACGCTCTGGACCTATGAAGGCCCGCCACATGTGGGCGCCATGCGCATCGCCGCATCGATGCGCGGCGTGCACTACGTGCTGCATGCACCACAGGGGGACACCTATGCCGACCTGTTGTTCACGATGATCGAACGACGGGGGGAGCGCCCACCAGTCACCTACACCACGTTTCAGGCGAGGGATCTTGGAGGCGACACTGCTGAACTGGTGAAGCGAACGGTACGGGAAGCGGCCGAGCGCTTTCAACCCGAGGCACTGCTCGTTGGAGAGAGTTGCACCGCTGAACTGATTCAGGACCAACCCGGTGCTCTGGCCCAGGGGATGAACCTGACGATGCCGGTGGTGCCATTGGAACTGCCTGCTTACAGCAAAAAAGAAAATTGGGGAGCATCCGAAACGCTGTATCAGCTGATCCGCAACCTGCTGAAGCCACAGGTACCGGATCAACCTCAGCACGACACACAGGCCTGGAAAGCTGAGGGGCGCCGGCCGCGGGTGAATTTGCTCGGACCCTCGCTGCTTGGATTCCGCTGTCGCGATGACGTGCTCGAAGTACAGCGGTTATTGACCGTTCATGGCGTGGATGTGGGCGTGGTGGCTCCCCTTGGCGCCAGCGTGAATGACATCCAACGCTTGCCTCAGGCGGATCTCAACGTCTGCCTCTATCCAGAGATTGCCGAGTCCAGCTGCAGCTGGATGGAGCGGAATTTCGGCATCCCCTTCACACGCACGGTCCCAATCGGCGTCGGCGCCACGCACTCCTTTTTGGTGGAGGTGCACACCCTGCTTGGCCTAGAGCCACCGGCAGCCGATGAGGGCTATCAACGCTCACGATTGCCCTGGTACTCCGAATCAGTGGATTCGACTTATCTAACCGGGAAGCGCGTATTCATTTTCGGCGATGGCACCCATGCCATCGCCGCGGCACGCATCTGCCAGGAGGAGCTGGGTTTCGAGGTGGTCGGCCTTGGCACTTACAGCCGTGAAATGGCAAGGGCGGTGCGTGCTGCCGCAAAGCAACTGGGCCTGGAAGCCCTGATCACGGATGACTATCTGGAGGTGGAGGCCGCTATGGCGGAGACAGCACCTGAGCTGGTTTTGGGCACACAGATGGAGCGTCACAGCGCCAAACGTCTAGGACTTCCTTGCGCAGTGATCAGCACGCCAATGCACGTGCAAGACGTGCCTGCACGCACCAGTCCTCAGATGGGATGGGAAGGGGCCAACGTCATCTTTGATGCCTGGGTGCACCCCTTGATGATGGGCTTGGAAGAGCACCTGATCGGCATGTTCCGCCACGACTTCGAGTTCGTGGATGGACATCAGAGCCATCTCGGCCACAGCGGGGGGTCGGGCGCCGACACGGAAAGTCCCACGACATCAAATACAGATCAAGCCAAGACGGCCACAGGTCTGGCTTGGACTGCAGATGGCGAAGCCGAGCTGCGCAAGATTCCATTTTTCGTACGCGGAAAAGTGCGACGCAATACGGAAACCTACGCACGCGAAAAAGGCCACCTGGAGATCAGCAGCGAAACGCTCTATGACGCCAAAGCACACTTCAAGGCATGA
- the bchL gene encoding ferredoxin:protochlorophyllide reductase (ATP-dependent) iron-sulfur ATP-binding protein, which yields MTTTLRRPADGEGSVQVHQDPGMEITEETLVIAVYGKGGIGKSTTSSNLSAAFSKLGKRVLQIGCDPKHDSTFTLTHRMVPTVIDILEEVDFHSEELRPEDFVFSGFNGVQCVESGGPPAGTGCGGYVTGQTVKLLKEHHLLEDTDVVIFDVLGDVVCGGFAAPLQHANYCLIVTANDFDSIFAMNRIVAAIQAKAKNYKVRLGGVVANRSADTDQIDKFNTRTGLKTMAHFRDVDAIRRSRLKKCTIFEMDPADEGVSAVQQEYLRLAQSMLESVEPLEAEPLKDREIFDLLGFD from the coding sequence ATGACCACAACCCTGAGGCGACCGGCAGATGGCGAAGGAAGCGTGCAGGTCCACCAGGACCCGGGCATGGAGATCACCGAAGAGACCCTGGTGATTGCCGTGTATGGCAAAGGAGGCATCGGCAAATCGACCACCTCCTCGAACCTTTCCGCCGCCTTTTCCAAGTTGGGCAAGCGTGTGCTGCAGATCGGCTGCGACCCGAAGCACGACAGCACCTTCACGCTCACCCATCGGATGGTGCCGACCGTGATCGACATCTTGGAGGAAGTGGACTTTCACAGCGAAGAACTCCGACCTGAAGACTTTGTCTTCAGTGGCTTCAACGGTGTTCAGTGCGTCGAAAGCGGCGGCCCACCGGCTGGCACGGGTTGCGGTGGATATGTCACTGGCCAGACGGTGAAGCTGCTCAAAGAGCACCATCTGCTTGAAGACACCGACGTGGTGATCTTCGATGTGCTCGGCGATGTGGTTTGCGGTGGATTTGCCGCACCGCTGCAGCACGCCAACTATTGCCTGATTGTGACGGCGAATGATTTTGATTCGATCTTCGCCATGAACAGAATCGTGGCCGCGATTCAGGCCAAAGCCAAAAACTACAAAGTGCGGCTTGGAGGCGTGGTGGCCAATCGTTCAGCAGACACCGACCAGATCGACAAGTTCAACACCCGCACAGGTCTGAAAACCATGGCCCATTTCCGGGACGTGGACGCCATCCGACGTTCACGCCTAAAGAAGTGCACCATCTTCGAAATGGATCCTGCCGATGAAGGGGTGAGCGCGGTTCAGCAGGAATACCTCAGGCTGGCGCAGTCGATGCTCGAGTCGGTTGAGCCCTTGGAAGCCGAGCCGCTAAAGGACCGAGAGATCTTCGATCTGCTCGGATTCGACTGA
- a CDS encoding protochlorophyllide reductase, whose protein sequence is MSAPGTVLITGTTSGVGLNATRALVQQGWTVITANRSPQRAAAAADELDLPKERLQHVLMDLGDLDSVRRAVDALPERVDAVVCNAAVYKPKLKQPERSPQGYEISMATNHFGHFLLIHLLMDRLRASTHPSRRVVILGTVTANSKELGGKIPIPAPADLGDLSGFEAGFKDPIAMASGKPFKPGKAYKDSKLCNMITTQELHRRLHAETGITFSSLYPGCVADSPLFRNTPRAFQVIFPWFQKNITGGYVTQALAGERVAQVVAHPDFAESGVHWSWGNRQKKDGEQFSQELSDKATDPDTASKVWDLSMALVGLSHQG, encoded by the coding sequence ATGTCCGCCCCCGGCACCGTTCTGATCACCGGCACCACCTCCGGGGTCGGTCTTAATGCCACCCGTGCCTTGGTGCAGCAGGGTTGGACGGTGATCACCGCCAACCGCAGTCCGCAGCGTGCTGCAGCGGCCGCGGATGAGCTGGATCTTCCCAAGGAGCGGCTTCAGCACGTGTTGATGGATCTGGGTGATCTCGACAGTGTGCGTCGGGCTGTGGATGCCTTGCCCGAGCGTGTGGATGCCGTGGTCTGCAATGCAGCCGTGTACAAGCCCAAGCTGAAGCAGCCGGAACGTTCCCCTCAGGGCTATGAAATTTCAATGGCCACCAATCATTTCGGCCATTTCCTGCTGATTCACCTGCTGATGGATCGCCTGCGGGCCTCAACGCATCCATCCCGCCGCGTTGTGATTCTCGGAACCGTGACGGCGAATTCCAAGGAGCTCGGCGGCAAGATTCCCATCCCAGCTCCCGCCGATCTGGGCGACCTTTCCGGTTTTGAGGCCGGGTTCAAGGACCCCATTGCCATGGCCAGCGGCAAACCGTTCAAGCCCGGCAAGGCCTACAAAGACAGCAAGCTCTGCAACATGATCACTACGCAGGAGCTGCATCGCCGTCTTCACGCGGAGACCGGGATCACCTTCTCGTCGCTCTATCCCGGTTGCGTGGCCGATTCCCCTCTGTTCCGCAATACCCCACGGGCGTTCCAGGTGATTTTCCCCTGGTTTCAAAAGAACATCACCGGTGGTTACGTCACCCAGGCGCTCGCCGGTGAACGGGTCGCCCAGGTGGTTGCCCATCCTGATTTCGCTGAATCGGGCGTGCACTGGAGCTGGGGCAACCGTCAAAAGAAAGACGGTGAACAGTTCAGTCAGGAGCTTTCCGACAAGGCCACTGACCCGGATACCGCGTCAAAGGTCTGGGATCTTTCGATGGCACTGGTCGGGCTCAGCCATCAGGGCTGA
- the psaM gene encoding photosystem I reaction center subunit XII yields MVSSITQTEVFIALVVAAHAGVLALRLCVSLYRA; encoded by the coding sequence ATGGTCAGCTCAATCACCCAGACCGAAGTTTTCATCGCTCTCGTGGTCGCTGCTCACGCCGGTGTTTTGGCTTTGCGTCTCTGCGTGAGCCTCTATCGCGCCTGA
- a CDS encoding CRR6 family NdhI maturation factor, with protein sequence MQALSPDPVVTIDAEAIQTLNLKPLDPWLTQPLETLLQAGAALEIRYAWPRPAEDPRELSECPEPRLWALKADAQHPWLPLLLDRSSGSLAQHVAMLVPHDFSTSEGIRFDPQALELWITHRLMLLDYLSAQSGKSGQQRGNLSLMAASLGFELDAAFWQLLDQSR encoded by the coding sequence ATGCAAGCGTTGAGTCCTGATCCAGTGGTCACCATCGACGCCGAGGCGATCCAGACGCTGAATCTGAAACCGCTCGACCCCTGGTTGACACAACCACTGGAGACCCTGCTCCAGGCCGGGGCTGCCTTGGAAATTCGCTACGCATGGCCGCGCCCTGCCGAAGACCCCAGGGAATTGAGTGAATGCCCTGAGCCTCGGCTCTGGGCGCTCAAAGCCGACGCGCAGCACCCCTGGCTACCCCTGCTGCTGGATCGTTCCAGTGGCAGCCTCGCCCAACATGTGGCCATGCTGGTCCCCCACGATTTCAGCACCAGCGAGGGCATTCGCTTCGACCCGCAGGCCCTGGAGCTGTGGATCACTCACCGCCTGATGCTGCTGGACTACCTCAGCGCACAGTCCGGCAAATCCGGCCAGCAGCGGGGAAATCTGAGCCTGATGGCCGCAAGTCTGGGCTTCGAGTTAGATGCCGCGTTCTGGCAACTGCTGGATCAGTCCCGGTAA
- a CDS encoding sulfite exporter TauE/SafE family protein translates to MTLTDVLLAVPLGLLAGALAGLLGIGGGLIFAPLLLWMGLSPHQALATSTFAIVPTALGGSFIHLRSRSLQLKPALAIGLAAFLTAWVFSQLGRLVAGWHLLTLQSLLYVVLAFTIRGDRGDTERSDDQPLPLAGLTAVGGVAGLAGGMLGLGGGLLMVPLMVSGLSVPIRQAIRLSTLAVACSATAASLQFLQEGRGQWMLGVLLGAVAAVAAQWTASRLDSVRAGTLAWLLRGLAALLAVDSGRRALELALQQA, encoded by the coding sequence ATGACTTTGACGGATGTGTTGCTGGCGGTGCCTCTGGGCCTCCTGGCAGGAGCCCTGGCAGGCCTCCTTGGCATTGGAGGTGGGTTGATCTTCGCGCCTTTGCTGCTCTGGATGGGGCTCAGTCCTCATCAGGCCCTGGCCACCAGCACGTTCGCGATCGTGCCAACGGCGCTGGGTGGCAGCTTCATCCACCTTCGCTCCAGGTCATTGCAGCTCAAGCCTGCTCTTGCCATCGGTCTGGCGGCTTTCCTGACCGCTTGGGTGTTCAGCCAGCTGGGACGCCTGGTGGCCGGCTGGCATCTGTTGACGCTGCAGTCGCTGCTTTACGTGGTGCTGGCGTTCACCATTCGCGGTGATCGTGGTGACACTGAGAGATCTGACGATCAGCCGTTGCCGCTGGCCGGGCTGACCGCGGTGGGTGGCGTGGCAGGTCTTGCCGGCGGAATGCTGGGCCTTGGCGGTGGACTGTTGATGGTGCCGTTGATGGTGAGCGGGTTGTCGGTGCCGATTCGTCAGGCCATCCGCTTGAGCACGCTGGCGGTGGCGTGTTCCGCCACGGCTGCATCGCTTCAGTTTCTTCAGGAAGGGCGTGGGCAGTGGATGCTGGGTGTGCTGCTCGGAGCTGTCGCCGCTGTGGCGGCCCAATGGACGGCCTCCAGGCTCGACAGTGTGCGCGCTGGCACCTTGGCGTGGCTGCTCAGAGGGCTTGCCGCGCTTTTGGCTGTGGACAGTGGTCGGCGGGCTCTTGAGCTGGCCTTGCAGCAGGCATGA
- a CDS encoding lipoate--protein ligase family protein, whose protein sequence is MTQPASCRSEQRNSGRVVPTLVLDGAEQMALDALLLEGCWRSEQRSPVIRFYQWRRPTLSLGRHLRRIPDRWHQLSRDGHVALVRRPSGGGAVLHAGGLTYALIWPEAPHQRQEAYATLNSRIQRGFQQLGVNLSSGAHPQDAGEVNCFARSTQADLVDEDGSKRIGSAQFWQHGHLLQHGEIPLTPPVSLWRSLFESPPPQWHPEPPSVQDVEQALMQALSQQWPGLKWITRPISAAERADLQTRASLYRLEASAL, encoded by the coding sequence ATGACGCAGCCTGCATCCTGCCGGTCCGAACAACGGAACAGCGGGCGCGTGGTGCCCACCCTTGTACTCGATGGTGCCGAGCAGATGGCGTTGGATGCCTTGCTGCTGGAAGGGTGCTGGAGGTCAGAGCAGCGATCCCCCGTGATTCGGTTTTATCAGTGGCGTCGCCCAACGCTCTCCCTGGGCCGGCATCTCCGTCGGATTCCTGACCGCTGGCATCAGCTTTCCCGTGATGGGCATGTGGCGCTGGTTCGACGTCCAAGTGGTGGTGGAGCTGTGTTGCACGCTGGCGGACTCACCTACGCCTTGATCTGGCCCGAGGCCCCACACCAACGTCAAGAGGCCTACGCAACCCTGAACAGCCGCATCCAGCGTGGATTCCAACAGCTCGGGGTCAACTTGAGCTCCGGTGCACATCCTCAGGACGCTGGCGAAGTCAACTGCTTTGCCCGCTCCACCCAGGCCGACCTCGTGGATGAGGACGGCAGCAAACGGATTGGCAGTGCCCAGTTCTGGCAACACGGTCACCTGCTTCAGCATGGGGAAATCCCGCTGACACCGCCAGTCAGCCTCTGGAGATCTCTCTTCGAAAGCCCACCACCGCAATGGCATCCCGAGCCCCCCTCAGTTCAGGACGTGGAACAAGCACTGATGCAGGCCTTGAGCCAGCAGTGGCCAGGATTGAAATGGATCACCCGTCCGATCAGCGCCGCCGAACGCGCTGATCTCCAAACCAGAGCCTCCCTCTATCGGCTGGAGGCATCCGCGCTTTGA
- a CDS encoding site-2 protease family protein, which produces MGDGWQLMRIGGIPLRVHPSWFIILVLFTMAFQQQVASTMPDATGTVWISWFMGLLTALLLFVSVLLHELGHSLVALREGVKVRSITLFLMGGVARVERECSTAMGSLRVAAAGPAVSLILGLILLVVSHPGNHVNPLLGNLLAQLGWLNLVLAIFNLLPGLPLDGGLILKSLVWQWTGSQRRGIQVATASGRFLSLFAIMLGFWIVLRGGGFSGFWLMLLGWFGMGASRSQTQTLALQQVLKRETVGPATARRFRVVEADQSLRSLSKLRLGASEDGDQSLPDWVLVCRGGRWIGFITDQPLKDLPVQQWDRQTIADHLEPLDRLPSIQQSAPLWKAVIALESSAQGRLLVLGPAGLPSGTLDRCDLGEAVLKGLSVKLPDAMLTAARRSNTYPFGMPLAQVVKSMQSSGLLVDQSADASSR; this is translated from the coding sequence GTGGGTGATGGCTGGCAATTGATGCGGATCGGTGGGATCCCCCTCAGGGTTCATCCCAGCTGGTTCATCATTCTGGTGCTGTTCACGATGGCGTTTCAGCAGCAGGTGGCCAGCACCATGCCGGATGCCACTGGCACGGTCTGGATCAGTTGGTTCATGGGTCTGCTCACCGCCCTGCTGCTGTTTGTTTCGGTGCTGCTGCATGAATTGGGCCATTCGCTGGTGGCCCTGCGTGAAGGGGTGAAGGTGCGCAGCATCACCCTTTTCCTGATGGGGGGAGTGGCGCGGGTGGAGCGTGAATGCTCCACGGCGATGGGGTCGCTGCGCGTCGCTGCCGCCGGACCCGCGGTCAGCCTGATTCTCGGGCTGATCCTGCTGGTGGTTTCCCATCCCGGCAACCACGTCAATCCGTTGTTGGGAAATCTGTTGGCTCAGCTGGGCTGGCTCAACCTGGTGCTGGCCATCTTCAATCTGTTGCCCGGGTTGCCGCTGGATGGTGGCCTGATTCTCAAATCGCTTGTCTGGCAGTGGACCGGAAGTCAGCGCCGTGGCATTCAGGTGGCAACCGCGAGTGGACGTTTTCTGTCGCTGTTCGCGATCATGCTCGGCTTCTGGATTGTGTTGCGGGGCGGCGGCTTCTCAGGGTTCTGGCTGATGCTTCTGGGCTGGTTCGGGATGGGTGCTTCGCGCAGTCAGACGCAGACCCTGGCCCTTCAACAGGTGCTTAAGCGCGAAACCGTCGGACCCGCCACGGCGCGGCGTTTTCGTGTGGTGGAGGCCGATCAGAGCTTGCGCAGCCTCAGCAAACTCCGTCTTGGCGCCAGTGAAGACGGTGACCAGAGCCTTCCTGACTGGGTGCTGGTGTGTCGCGGGGGGCGCTGGATCGGTTTCATCACCGATCAACCGCTCAAGGATTTGCCTGTTCAGCAGTGGGACCGACAGACCATCGCTGATCATCTGGAGCCCCTCGACCGGCTGCCATCGATTCAGCAGTCAGCTCCGCTGTGGAAGGCGGTGATTGCACTGGAGTCCAGTGCACAGGGCCGTCTGTTGGTGCTGGGTCCTGCAGGTCTCCCTAGTGGAACCCTTGATCGCTGTGATCTCGGAGAAGCTGTGCTCAAAGGTTTGTCCGTGAAACTTCCCGACGCGATGCTGACCGCTGCCCGTCGCAGCAACACCTATCCCTTCGGGATGCCCCTCGCCCAAGTGGTGAAGAGCATGCAGTCTTCAGGTCTCCTGGTGGATCAAAGCGCGGATGCCTCCAGCCGATAG
- a CDS encoding phosphoribosylanthranilate isomerase: MVDQGLSLKICGLTDSDQACAIAAMGVQAIGVIGVAGTPRFVEAEQRRAIFQRLAVEHPSVQRVWVVADLSEEELGTSLAGEGQPSVIQLHGQESPHLCEQLRRRFPQIAWWKALRLRDAQDLSRLDTYTDCVDALLLDAWSPSQLGGTGHRLDPAWLTQVDERIHEATPWWLAGGVSAEWVPTLLQQVRPFGLDASSRLEDRPGVKNLELVRDLVTAVKAFQATSTHSDT; the protein is encoded by the coding sequence ATGGTCGACCAGGGCCTGTCCCTCAAGATTTGCGGTCTCACTGACAGCGATCAGGCTTGCGCGATCGCCGCCATGGGTGTGCAGGCCATCGGTGTGATCGGCGTTGCTGGAACACCACGATTCGTCGAGGCGGAACAGCGGCGGGCCATCTTTCAGCGCCTTGCCGTGGAGCATCCCTCCGTTCAACGGGTCTGGGTTGTGGCTGATCTCAGCGAAGAGGAACTGGGAACCAGCCTCGCAGGAGAGGGACAACCCTCTGTGATTCAGCTGCATGGCCAGGAATCACCGCATCTCTGCGAGCAACTGAGACGACGGTTCCCGCAGATTGCCTGGTGGAAAGCGCTGCGTTTGCGCGATGCACAGGATCTGAGCCGGCTTGACACCTACACCGATTGCGTGGATGCACTGCTGTTGGATGCCTGGAGTCCGAGCCAGCTGGGAGGCACTGGACACCGGCTGGATCCTGCCTGGCTGACGCAGGTCGATGAACGCATCCATGAAGCAACACCCTGGTGGCTCGCGGGTGGCGTCAGTGCTGAGTGGGTACCCACCCTGCTGCAACAGGTGCGCCCCTTTGGTCTGGATGCATCCAGTCGGTTGGAAGATCGCCCTGGCGTGAAGAATCTCGAATTAGTGAGGGATCTGGTAACTGCCGTGAAAGCTTTTCAGGCCACATCAACCCACTCGGACACTTGA
- the folE gene encoding GTP cyclohydrolase I gives MTSTLPTSSNGNGAAFASLSTNPSSNGQLQFAEAKISEVIRERLRERGVSFFANDNIADHLLPGELETLQVEVADRVRDLLQSLVIDIDNDHNTAETAERVAKMYLQEVFKGRYHQQPKVASFPNVKQLDEIYTVGPITVRSACSHHLVPIMGNCWIGIKPGARVIGLSKFTRVADWVFSRPHIQEEAVMILADEIEKLCEPQGLGIIIKAQHYCMKWRGVQEPQTSMVNSVVRGDFRHDPSLKQEFFELVRQQEALLST, from the coding sequence ATGACTTCCACACTCCCTACTTCCAGTAACGGCAACGGTGCTGCTTTCGCTTCTCTGAGCACCAATCCTTCAAGCAATGGTCAATTGCAGTTCGCGGAGGCCAAGATTTCTGAGGTGATTCGTGAGCGCCTCCGCGAGCGCGGAGTGTCGTTCTTCGCCAACGACAACATTGCTGATCATCTGCTTCCCGGTGAGCTTGAAACGCTTCAGGTTGAAGTGGCTGACAGGGTGCGAGATCTGCTCCAGAGCCTGGTCATCGACATCGACAACGACCACAACACAGCCGAAACGGCTGAGCGGGTCGCCAAGATGTATCTGCAAGAAGTGTTTAAGGGTCGTTATCACCAGCAGCCCAAGGTGGCCAGCTTTCCCAATGTGAAGCAGCTGGATGAGATCTACACAGTCGGACCGATCACGGTTCGTTCCGCCTGCTCCCACCACCTCGTTCCGATCATGGGCAATTGCTGGATCGGGATCAAACCTGGTGCCCGGGTGATCGGACTTTCCAAGTTCACGCGTGTGGCTGATTGGGTGTTTTCCCGTCCCCACATCCAGGAGGAGGCGGTGATGATCCTCGCCGATGAGATTGAAAAGCTCTGCGAGCCCCAAGGTCTCGGCATCATTATCAAAGCTCAGCACTACTGCATGAAATGGCGTGGAGTGCAGGAGCCCCAAACCAGCATGGTGAACTCGGTGGTGCGTGGCGACTTCCGCCACGATCCCAGCCTCAAGCAGGAATTCTTTGAGCTGGTGCGTCAGCAGGAAGCGCTGCTCAGCACCTGA
- a CDS encoding SDR family oxidoreductase, translating to MPSVLITGASRGIGHAAAKSFAAAGWDLLLVSRSEAALQSLASELRSGGSRVIHQSIDFTDPSAIAPGLEVLLSQGLRPSVLINNAGAAWTGELLEMPLDRWNWLMQLNLTSVFQVCAAVVPSMRPAGGLVINVSSHAARNAFPGWGAYCTVKAALASFTRCLAEEERSHGIRACTLTLGAVDTSLWDSPTVSSDFDRRAMLPVNQAAEALLHLAQQPATQVVEDLTLMPATGAF from the coding sequence TTGCCCTCAGTCCTGATTACTGGTGCATCGCGTGGTATAGGCCATGCAGCAGCAAAATCATTTGCTGCTGCAGGCTGGGACCTGCTTCTGGTGTCCAGAAGTGAAGCGGCTCTGCAATCTTTGGCCTCCGAGCTGCGATCAGGTGGATCACGTGTGATTCATCAATCCATCGATTTCACTGATCCCTCGGCCATTGCGCCGGGCTTGGAAGTGCTGCTCAGCCAGGGGCTTCGCCCATCGGTGTTGATCAACAATGCTGGCGCGGCCTGGACTGGGGAGTTGCTGGAGATGCCTCTGGATCGCTGGAATTGGCTGATGCAGCTCAATCTCACCAGTGTGTTCCAAGTGTGTGCGGCTGTCGTTCCCTCAATGCGTCCTGCAGGGGGTTTGGTCATCAACGTCAGCAGTCATGCTGCTCGCAATGCCTTCCCCGGCTGGGGTGCTTACTGCACGGTAAAGGCTGCTCTGGCCAGTTTCACCCGTTGCCTCGCTGAGGAAGAGCGTTCCCACGGAATCCGTGCCTGCACGCTCACCCTTGGGGCTGTCGACACATCCCTCTGGGATTCACCCACAGTCAGCAGTGATTTCGACCGGCGTGCGATGCTGCCCGTCAATCAGGCCGCTGAAGCACTTCTTCATCTTGCTCAACAACCTGCCACACAGGTCGTTGAAGACCTCACTCTCATGCCAGCCACCGGCGCCTTTTGA
- a CDS encoding acetyl-CoA carboxylase carboxyltransferase subunit alpha has translation MARRPLLDFEKPLVELEQQIEQIRQLARDSEVDVSQQLLQLETLAARRRDEIFQSLTPAQKIQVARHPHRPSTLDFIQMFCDDWVELHGDRRGSDDQALIGGIGRLGDRSVLLIGHQKGRDTKENVARNFGMATPGGYRKALRLMEHADRFGLPILAFIDTPGAYAGLLAEEQGQGEAIAVNLREMFRLRVPIIATVIGEGGSGGALGIGVADRLLMFEHSVYTVASPEACASILWRDAAKASEAAAALRITGKDLLSLGVVDEVLEEPAGGNNWAPLEAGETLRVALNRHLDHLLSLSAEELKDQRYQKFRAMGRFLDGSSPGSDFAD, from the coding sequence ATGGCCAGACGCCCGCTGCTTGATTTCGAGAAGCCCCTGGTTGAGCTCGAACAGCAGATTGAGCAGATTCGTCAGCTGGCACGGGATTCCGAGGTGGATGTCAGCCAGCAGCTGCTTCAACTGGAAACCCTTGCCGCACGGCGTCGGGATGAGATCTTCCAGTCGCTGACACCCGCGCAGAAAATTCAGGTGGCGCGCCACCCGCATCGTCCCAGCACGCTGGATTTCATCCAGATGTTCTGTGACGACTGGGTCGAGTTGCATGGCGATCGCCGTGGCAGTGACGACCAGGCCCTGATCGGTGGGATTGGCCGTCTGGGAGACCGTTCCGTGCTGTTGATCGGCCATCAAAAGGGACGCGACACGAAGGAAAACGTGGCCCGCAATTTCGGGATGGCCACCCCTGGTGGCTACCGCAAGGCCCTGCGGCTGATGGAGCATGCCGATCGCTTTGGCCTACCAATTCTGGCCTTCATCGACACGCCGGGTGCCTATGCCGGACTTCTGGCTGAGGAGCAGGGACAAGGAGAGGCCATTGCCGTCAACCTGCGTGAAATGTTCCGGTTGCGTGTGCCGATCATCGCCACGGTGATCGGTGAAGGTGGCTCCGGTGGGGCGCTCGGAATCGGCGTGGCGGATCGATTGCTGATGTTCGAGCACAGTGTCTACACCGTGGCCAGCCCTGAAGCTTGCGCATCGATTCTCTGGCGGGATGCCGCTAAAGCCAGCGAGGCCGCGGCTGCACTCCGCATCACTGGTAAGGATCTGCTCAGCCTCGGTGTGGTGGATGAAGTGCTGGAGGAGCCTGCCGGTGGTAACAACTGGGCCCCTCTTGAGGCCGGTGAAACGCTGCGCGTCGCTTTGAACCGCCATCTCGACCATCTGCTGTCACTCTCGGCTGAAGAGCTGAAAGATCAGCGCTACCAGAAATTCCGAGCAATGGGGCGTTTTCTGGATGGGTCCTCGCCGGGGAGCGACTTCGCTGACTAG